One window of Novosphingobium sp. P6W genomic DNA carries:
- the map gene encoding type I methionyl aminopeptidase: MTEYQIVEPGQEEALLRDGTIKLHGPAGFEGMRRAGALAARILDEIAPLVQPGVTTAFIDDKVRELTLAGGAVPATLGYRGYAHSCCISINHVVCHGIPSEKTFKDGDIVNIDVTPLLDGWHGDTSRMYLVGDVPLKARRLVDVTYECLMIGIAQAKPGNRVGDIGAAIQEYAESHRYGVVREFCGHGLGRLFHDAPEVVHAGRPGTGPLLKPGMFMTIEPMINLGKPPVKLLSDGWTAVTRDKSLSAQFEHSIGITEDGCEIFTTSPTGRHKPPYV, from the coding sequence ATGACCGAATACCAGATCGTAGAGCCCGGCCAGGAGGAAGCCCTCCTGCGTGACGGCACCATCAAGCTGCATGGCCCCGCAGGTTTCGAGGGCATGCGCCGCGCCGGCGCGCTTGCCGCACGCATTCTCGACGAGATCGCGCCGCTGGTGCAGCCCGGTGTCACCACTGCGTTTATCGACGACAAGGTGCGTGAACTGACGCTGGCCGGGGGCGCCGTGCCCGCAACGCTGGGCTACCGGGGCTATGCGCATTCGTGCTGCATCTCGATCAACCACGTCGTTTGCCACGGCATCCCGTCCGAGAAGACCTTCAAGGACGGGGACATCGTCAACATCGACGTCACCCCGCTGCTGGATGGCTGGCACGGCGATACCAGCCGCATGTACCTTGTCGGCGATGTCCCGCTGAAAGCGCGCCGCCTTGTCGACGTGACGTACGAGTGCCTGATGATCGGCATCGCGCAGGCCAAGCCCGGCAACCGCGTGGGTGATATCGGCGCGGCTATCCAGGAATATGCCGAGTCGCACCGCTACGGCGTGGTGCGTGAATTTTGCGGGCATGGCCTGGGCCGCCTTTTCCACGATGCTCCCGAAGTGGTGCATGCCGGCCGGCCCGGCACGGGCCCGCTGCTCAAGCCCGGCATGTTCATGACGATCGAGCCGATGATCAACCTGGGCAAGCCGCCGGTGAAGCTGCTCTCCGATGGCTGGACGGCAGTTACCCGCGACAAGTCGCTCTCGGCGCAGTTCGAGCATTCGATCGGCATCACCGAGGACGGCTGCGAGATCTTCACCACCAGCCCCACCGGCCGCCACAAACCGCCTTACGTCTGA